One Halichoerus grypus chromosome 1, mHalGry1.hap1.1, whole genome shotgun sequence genomic region harbors:
- the POMGNT2 gene encoding protein O-linked-mannose beta-1,4-N-acetylglucosaminyltransferase 2 has product MHLSAVVNALLVSVLAAVLWKHVRLREHAASLEAEVAGGRQAPEPAPAPRIDYPKALQILMEGGTHMVCTGRTHTDRVCRFKWLCYSNEAEEFIFFHGNASVMLPNLGSRRFQPALLDLSTVEDHNTQYFNFVELPAAALRFMPKPVFVPDVALLANRFNPDNLMHVFHDDLLPLFYTLRQFPGLAHEARLFFMEGWSEGAHFDLYKLLSPKQPLLRAQLKTLGRLLCFSHAFVGLSKITTWYQYGFVQPQGPKANILVSGNEIRQFARFMMEKLNVSHAGASPGEEYILVFSRTQNRLILNEAQLLLALAQEFQMKTVTVSLEDHAFADVVRLVSNASMLVSMHGAQLVTALFLPRGATVVELFPYAVNPDHYTPYKTLATLPGMDLQYVAWRNMMPENTVTHPERPWDQGGITHLDRAEQARILQSREVPRHLCCRNPEWLFRIYQDTKVDIPSLIQTIQRVVKGRPGPRKQKWTVGLYPGKVREARCQASVQGASEARLTVSWQIPWNLKYLKVREVKYEVWLQEQGENTYVPYILALQNHTFTENIKPFATYLVWVRCIFNKILLGPFADVLVCNT; this is encoded by the coding sequence ATGCACCTGTCGGCGGTGGTCAACGCGCTCCTGGTGTCAGTGCTGGCGGCCGTCCTGTGGAAGCACGTGCGGCTGCGCGAGCATGCGGCGTCCCTGGAGGCCGAGGTGGCGGGCGGCCGCCAGGCCCCGGAGCCCGCCCCCGCACCACGGATCGACTACCCGAAGGCCCTGCAGATCCTGATGGAGGGGGGCACGCATATGGTGTGCACGGGCCGCACGCACACGGACCGCGTCTGCCGCTTTAAGTGGCTCTGCTACTCCAACGAGGCCGAGGAGTTCATCTTCTTCCACGGCAACGCCTCGGTCATGCTGCCCAACCTGGGCTCCCGGCGCTTCCAGCCGGCCCTGCTCGACCTGTCCACCGTGGAGGACCACAACACCCAGTACTTCAACTTCGTGGAGCTGCCGGCCGCCGCCCTGCGCTTCATGCCCAAGCCCGTGTTCGTGCCCGACGTGGCGCTCCTCGCCAACCGCTTCAATCCCGACAACCTGATGCACGTCTTCCACGACGACCTGCTGCCTCTCTTCTACACCCTGCGGCAGTTCCCGGGGCTGGCGCACGAGGCCCGGCTCTTCTTCATGGAGGGCTGGAGCGAGGGCGCGCACTTTGACCTGTACAAGCTGCTCAGCCCCAAGCAGCCGCTCCTGCGGGCGCAGCTGAAGACGCTGGGCCGCCTGCTGTGCTTCTCCCATGCTTTCGTGGGCCTCTCCAAGATCACCACCTGGTACCAGTACGGCTTTgtccagccccagggccccaaGGCTAACATCCTTGTCTCGGGCAATGAGATCCGGCAGTTTGCCCGGTTCATGATGGAAAAGCTGAACGTGAGCCACGCGGGGGCTTCCCCTGGCGAAGAGTACATTTTGGTCTTCAGCCGCACCCAGAACAGACTCATCCTGAATGAGGCACAGCTGCTGCTGGCGCTGGCCCAGGAGTTCCAGATGAAGACAGTGACTGTGTCCCTGGAGGACCATGCCTTTGCCGATGTCGTGCGGCTGGTCAGCAATGCCTCCATGCTGGTCAGCATGCATGGGGCCCAGCTGGTCACTGCCCTCTTCCTGCCCCGGGGGGCCACCGTGGTTGAGCTCTTCCCATATGCCGTCAATCCGGACCACTACACCCCCTATAAGACGCTGGCCACGCTGCCTGGCATGGACCTCCAGTACGTAGCCTGGCGCAACATGATGCCGGAGAACACGGTCACGCATCCCGAGCGGCCCTGGGACCAGGGGGGCATCACTCACCTAGACCGGGCTGAGCAGGCCCGTATCCTACAGAGCCGTGAGGTCCCGCGGCATCTCTGTTGCCGGAACCCTGAGTGGCTCTTCCGGATCTACCAGGACACCAAGGTGGACATCCCATCCCTCATCCAAACCATACAGCGAGTGGTGAAGGGCCGGCCAGGGCCACGGAAGCAGAAGTGGACCGTCGGCCTCTACCCGGGCAAGGTTCGGGAGGCGCGGTGCCAGGCGTCCGTGCAGGGCGCCTCAGAGGCCCGCCTCACTGTCTCCTGGCAGATCCCCTGGAACCTCAAGTACCTGAAGGTGAGGGAGGTGAAGTACGAGGTGTGGctccaggagcagggggagaacaCCTACGTGCCTTACATCCTGGCCCTGCAGAACCATACCTTCACTGAGAACATCAAGCCTTTTGCTACCTACTTGGTGTGGGTCCGCTGCATCTTCAACAAGATCCTCCTGGGGCCCTTTGCAGATGTGCTGGTGTGCAACACGTAG